In Lacrimispora indolis DSM 755, a genomic segment contains:
- the hisC gene encoding histidinol-phosphate transaminase: MSMVKERSGVQKIAPYQAARSLESVKREFGLDQIIKLAGNENRLGCSSRVAGILEEQKSQFSFYPDSNCTVLRERLSSIHNVEPDHLVFGNGSFELIALIAHAYLETGEEAVIPDPSFGWYRNVTLQMNGKPVMIPLKEFAIDTDEILRLISGQTKIIWICNPNNPTGTVLKEEQLRDFIKKVPDHILVVLDEAYIDFVEEPYFDTTELIKQHKNVILLRTFSKLYGLASFRIGYGIGDPELIEKINKVRSPLSVSFPAQKAAEVSLEDEDFKRLVLDNNRKSLDLYYSELKRLGLDYVRSNGNFILIRTGADGEAVEKAFLQNEIIIRNASEFGLDGWIRVSVGTFEENKKVIRVLESFTQERKRQEES; the protein is encoded by the coding sequence ATGTCAATGGTTAAAGAAAGAAGCGGGGTGCAGAAAATCGCGCCTTATCAGGCGGCCAGATCCTTAGAGTCAGTGAAACGGGAATTTGGCCTGGACCAGATCATCAAGCTCGCGGGAAATGAAAACCGTCTGGGCTGCTCTTCCCGGGTAGCCGGTATTCTGGAAGAACAGAAAAGCCAGTTCTCCTTTTATCCGGATTCTAACTGCACGGTCTTAAGAGAACGGCTGAGTTCTATCCATAACGTGGAACCGGATCATCTGGTGTTCGGCAACGGGTCCTTTGAACTGATCGCATTGATTGCCCATGCGTATCTGGAAACAGGGGAAGAAGCAGTCATTCCGGATCCTTCCTTTGGCTGGTACCGGAATGTGACGCTGCAGATGAACGGGAAGCCTGTTATGATTCCCTTAAAGGAGTTTGCCATTGATACGGATGAAATCCTGCGCCTGATCAGCGGGCAGACAAAAATCATATGGATCTGCAATCCCAATAACCCCACCGGAACGGTCTTAAAGGAAGAACAGTTGAGGGATTTTATAAAAAAGGTGCCGGATCACATTCTGGTGGTTCTGGATGAAGCATACATCGATTTTGTGGAAGAACCTTATTTTGACACCACAGAACTCATAAAACAGCATAAGAATGTGATCCTTCTGCGGACGTTTTCCAAGCTCTACGGCCTGGCCTCCTTCCGGATCGGATACGGAATCGGAGACCCGGAGCTGATAGAAAAAATAAATAAGGTAAGAAGCCCTCTCAGCGTAAGCTTTCCGGCGCAAAAGGCGGCTGAAGTGAGTCTGGAGGATGAGGATTTTAAAAGACTTGTGCTTGACAATAACAGAAAGAGCCTGGATCTGTATTATTCGGAATTAAAACGGCTGGGACTTGATTATGTGAGGTCAAACGGAAATTTTATTCTGATCAGGACCGGAGCAGACGGAGAAGCCGTGGAGAAGGCTTTTCTGCAAAATGAAATTATTATAAGAAATGCATCGGAATTCGGCCTTGACGGCTGGATCCGGGTATCCGTCGGAACCTTTGAAGAAAACAAAAAAGTGATCCGGGTGCTGGAATCATTCACACAGGAAAGAAAAAGACAGGAGGAGAGTTAA
- a CDS encoding ABC transporter substrate-binding protein — protein MKSGNHKLFWALTAAILVTGSVSGCTKSKEAGGDPAKTGEKSYTLNVAKTSSSALTNPLIQLAEEKGYFDGYRLELKNTTLETSGTFEALSIGKVDTTYGQLIPPLSYGSQGSDVTLFAGTISGGMCVVVRPENEEELKDLKNWKGKNIGVIQLSTSEMVTKYVLGKDYGYKAGEDLTYTLIDGYPNISLAVNKGTVDIGFISAEYVEGAVSEGLVYLFPLTNLLEDYVCCRQTAYSKSFKDNREAYVAYLKGQIRAYKDYVKDEAGTVASLAQATGETEDYIKNYIYNKETNGNRTYNPDPNYNGTLAVYDTLLEWDYVEKGTVLSQFYDLSVYADALKAVIEEYPDDTFFTDMWKYFEKNNSEYPDFDKVYGNYL, from the coding sequence ATGAAATCAGGAAATCATAAGCTGTTTTGGGCATTGACGGCCGCAATACTGGTAACGGGAAGCGTTTCCGGATGCACAAAATCAAAGGAGGCCGGAGGGGATCCGGCAAAGACAGGTGAAAAAAGTTATACGCTCAACGTGGCAAAGACCAGTTCTTCCGCGCTGACGAATCCGCTGATCCAGCTGGCAGAGGAGAAGGGCTATTTTGACGGCTACCGTTTGGAACTCAAAAACACCACCCTTGAAACCTCGGGCACCTTTGAAGCCCTCAGCATCGGAAAGGTTGATACGACCTACGGACAGTTGATCCCGCCCTTGAGCTACGGGTCCCAGGGCTCGGATGTCACGTTGTTTGCAGGCACTATTTCAGGCGGAATGTGCGTCGTTGTAAGGCCTGAGAACGAAGAAGAATTAAAGGATTTAAAAAACTGGAAAGGCAAAAACATAGGCGTTATCCAGCTGTCCACATCCGAAATGGTTACCAAGTATGTACTGGGCAAGGACTATGGCTATAAAGCCGGAGAAGATTTAACGTATACGCTGATTGACGGATATCCCAACATTTCCCTTGCAGTCAACAAAGGCACGGTGGACATCGGTTTTATTTCCGCGGAGTATGTGGAAGGCGCGGTTTCGGAAGGCCTGGTTTACCTCTTTCCGCTGACCAATCTGCTGGAGGATTACGTATGCTGCCGCCAGACCGCATACAGCAAATCCTTCAAAGACAACAGGGAGGCATATGTGGCTTATTTAAAAGGACAGATCCGTGCATATAAAGACTACGTAAAGGATGAAGCCGGGACGGTGGCATCCCTTGCACAGGCGACCGGTGAAACGGAAGACTATATTAAAAATTATATTTACAACAAGGAAACCAACGGAAACCGTACCTATAACCCGGACCCCAATTATAATGGAACGCTGGCGGTTTATGACACCCTTCTGGAATGGGATTATGTGGAAAAGGGAACCGTACTTTCCCAGTTTTATGATCTGTCCGTATATGCAGATGCCTTAAAGGCTGTGATAGAAGAATACCCGGATGATACGTTCTTTACGGATATGTGGAAATATTTTGAAAAAAATAACAGTGAATATCCTGATTTTGATAAGGTTTACGGTAATTACCTGTGA
- a CDS encoding ABC transporter ATP-binding protein, giving the protein MADAVIEVRDLSLTYETEKTTFQALEHINLSIQKGEFVCLIGPSGCGKSTLLSVMEGLNQATSGEVLINGKAVHGTGPERAVVFQNYSLFPWMTARQNVAFAVRESRKKTNEISKKDSLAIAEEFLHKVDLHGFEDKLPGALSGGMQQRVAIARALACKPEILLMDEPFGAIDAKTRENLQLLLLKLWVEDESKKTIVFVTHDLDEALLLADRIVFMVPKGIHSVLEVSIPRPRSKEVLFDNDEYRRLHGELVRLFYMEHVSKEIGGSEVIL; this is encoded by the coding sequence ATGGCAGATGCGGTAATTGAAGTTCGCGATTTGAGTCTAACGTATGAAACGGAGAAAACAACATTTCAGGCTCTGGAACATATAAACTTATCGATCCAAAAAGGGGAATTTGTATGTCTGATCGGTCCCAGCGGATGTGGTAAAAGCACACTGTTAAGTGTTATGGAGGGTTTGAATCAGGCAACGTCAGGTGAAGTTCTGATCAATGGAAAAGCAGTTCATGGAACCGGGCCGGAGCGGGCGGTGGTATTTCAGAATTATTCCCTGTTTCCCTGGATGACGGCACGGCAGAATGTGGCATTTGCCGTAAGGGAATCCAGAAAGAAAACAAATGAAATAAGCAAAAAAGATTCTTTGGCAATCGCAGAGGAATTCCTGCACAAGGTAGATTTACATGGATTCGAAGACAAACTGCCGGGGGCTCTTTCCGGAGGGATGCAGCAGAGAGTCGCCATAGCAAGGGCACTGGCATGTAAGCCGGAAATACTGCTCATGGATGAACCCTTCGGCGCAATCGATGCCAAGACCCGGGAAAACCTTCAGCTGCTGCTGCTGAAGCTGTGGGTGGAGGATGAAAGTAAAAAAACCATTGTTTTTGTGACCCATGATCTGGATGAGGCACTGCTTCTGGCGGACCGGATTGTTTTCATGGTGCCCAAAGGGATACATAGCGTTCTGGAGGTTTCCATTCCCCGCCCCCGCAGCAAAGAGGTGCTGTTCGACAATGATGAATACCGGAGACTCCATGGGGAACTGGTGCGTTTGTTCTATATGGAGCATGTATCAAAAGAAATCGGGGGAAGCGAGGTAATCCTATGA
- a CDS encoding ABC transporter permease, which yields MTAKKILNLPNLLYVFIWLCFLLPSRYAAEMKIGLRDWYAFGAVLVLLEIIYLIKINNKAKMQATKDITGFVYAVFLVWELLVSRLNLLPYVFIPAPENVFYVFLDDAKVMLEGFASSMYLLVIGLLSAIVSAVILGTLVGWVPRLRNAIYPITKAISTVPALIYTPYVVLLMPTFKAASLFVIFLSIFWGTFMGMINNTAFVENRIINSAKVLNVSTFTILFKIIIPFNMPRIINGLPIHLSTALMTLTAAEMIGADSGMGFYVRVSLNYANYTKAIAGIIFIGIVVTGLNEVVNLLKNRFVNWEY from the coding sequence ATGACCGCAAAAAAAATCCTGAACCTTCCCAACCTTCTGTATGTTTTCATATGGCTGTGTTTCCTTCTGCCAAGCCGTTACGCTGCCGAAATGAAGATCGGATTAAGGGACTGGTACGCATTCGGTGCGGTGCTTGTGCTTTTAGAGATCATTTATCTTATAAAAATAAATAATAAGGCGAAAATGCAGGCGACAAAGGATATTACCGGCTTCGTATACGCTGTTTTTCTGGTGTGGGAGCTGCTGGTTTCCAGGCTGAACCTTCTGCCCTATGTGTTCATACCGGCGCCGGAAAATGTTTTTTATGTGTTTTTGGATGATGCAAAGGTAATGCTGGAAGGCTTCGCCAGCTCCATGTATCTGCTGGTCATCGGCCTGCTCTCTGCCATTGTTTCGGCAGTGATCCTGGGAACCCTGGTGGGCTGGGTCCCCAGGCTGCGGAATGCCATCTATCCGATTACTAAAGCGATTTCAACCGTGCCGGCCCTGATCTATACGCCCTATGTGGTGCTTTTGATGCCCACCTTTAAGGCGGCCTCATTGTTTGTGATCTTCTTGAGCATCTTCTGGGGAACCTTTATGGGCATGATCAATAATACCGCTTTTGTGGAAAACCGGATCATAAATTCCGCCAAGGTACTGAACGTATCTACATTTACCATACTCTTTAAGATCATTATTCCGTTCAATATGCCGCGGATCATCAACGGTCTGCCCATCCATCTGTCAACCGCCCTGATGACTCTGACGGCGGCGGAGATGATCGGCGCTGACAGCGGAATGGGATTTTATGTCCGGGTGTCGTTAAATTACGCAAATTATACCAAGGCGATTGCAGGGATCATATTTATCGGGATCGTGGTCACAGGATTAAACGAGGTGGTGAATCTGTTAAAAAACAGATTCGTCAACTGGGAATATTGA
- a CDS encoding amino acid ABC transporter permease, whose protein sequence is MNQYFNFMKIPGLMAKVMTAFPVTIKLVLFSLLFGLLIGFVFACMALAKSKLLNAMAKGYIAFMRGMPILVLIFILYFVMPLYLKKIGINTASWNKDSFIIATLSLTSAANMAEMMRSAYLSVDKYQWEAAYSVGMGNLTAFRRVIFPQAFGVAIPVLGNNIIYIFKSTSLAFSIGAVDMFGRAKLISSNLYGLNRAELYLGVSIIFWVVSVFLEQITKWAERVYTKGKKIQMN, encoded by the coding sequence ATGAATCAATATTTTAACTTTATGAAAATACCGGGGCTCATGGCAAAGGTGATGACCGCTTTTCCGGTCACGATAAAGCTGGTTTTGTTTTCCTTGCTCTTTGGACTGCTCATCGGCTTTGTATTTGCCTGCATGGCTTTAGCAAAAAGTAAATTATTAAACGCCATGGCAAAGGGTTATATTGCTTTTATGAGGGGGATGCCAATCCTGGTGCTTATTTTTATTTTGTATTTTGTCATGCCCCTGTATTTAAAAAAGATCGGAATCAATACGGCATCCTGGAACAAGGATTCTTTTATTATTGCAACACTGTCTCTTACTTCGGCGGCCAATATGGCAGAGATGATGCGATCTGCTTATCTGTCGGTTGATAAGTATCAATGGGAGGCAGCCTATAGCGTGGGAATGGGGAATTTGACTGCCTTTCGCCGGGTTATTTTCCCCCAGGCCTTTGGGGTCGCCATACCGGTTTTAGGGAATAACATTATTTATATTTTCAAGTCTACGTCGCTGGCCTTTTCCATCGGAGCCGTGGATATGTTCGGCAGAGCAAAGCTGATCAGTTCTAATTTATATGGATTGAACCGTGCCGAGCTTTATTTGGGGGTATCCATTATATTCTGGGTGGTGAGTGTCTTTTTAGAACAGATCACAAAATGGGCGGAACGAGTGTATACCAAAGGCAAAAAAATACAGATGAATTAA
- a CDS encoding amino acid ABC transporter permease → MDFEFIASMLPAMIPAVKNTLIITFFSAFFGWIFGIVIALIRINKIKGLSRLFAVYVSFMRSVPLVIIMFFIYYAIPTFIAYYRFEHGLSVASVAGNKSIIYPIIAMSISEAAFASETFRSSLLAIPHDQLESAKSIGMTTLQACFRIIFPQAFVIALPNMGGLFIGLIKNSTLAYYSGVVEITGMAYTLASPSYQFLEAFFLIAVIYETLSFVFSKLFRRFEQKMSKYKKGIVL, encoded by the coding sequence ATGGATTTTGAATTTATCGCATCAATGCTGCCTGCAATGATACCTGCAGTAAAAAATACGCTTATTATCACCTTTTTCTCCGCCTTCTTTGGCTGGATTTTTGGTATTGTAATCGCGTTAATTCGGATAAATAAAATAAAAGGCCTGTCCCGGCTGTTTGCTGTTTATGTATCTTTTATGAGAAGTGTGCCCCTGGTAATTATCATGTTTTTTATTTATTATGCCATACCCACGTTTATCGCTTATTATCGTTTTGAGCACGGGCTTTCCGTAGCCTCTGTGGCGGGAAATAAAAGCATCATTTACCCTATCATAGCTATGAGCATTTCAGAGGCTGCTTTTGCCTCAGAAACCTTTCGTTCCAGTCTGCTTGCGATTCCCCACGATCAGTTAGAGTCAGCGAAAAGCATAGGAATGACCACCTTACAGGCCTGTTTCCGCATTATCTTTCCGCAGGCGTTTGTTATCGCCCTGCCTAATATGGGAGGATTATTTATCGGCCTTATAAAAAACTCCACACTGGCTTATTATTCGGGCGTGGTGGAAATTACGGGCATGGCTTATACCCTGGCCAGTCCCAGTTATCAATTTCTGGAAGCATTTTTTCTGATTGCGGTGATTTATGAAACATTAAGCTTTGTCTTTTCAAAACTGTTTCGTAGGTTTGAGCAGAAGATGAGCAAATATAAAAAGGGAATTGTCCTATAG
- a CDS encoding amino acid ABC transporter ATP-binding protein, which translates to MIEMENVKKSFGNSQILKGISIRVKKGDVTVIIGPSGSGKTTLLRCINFLEKADEGKLTIDDLTVNMKKSSKKETLNIRRKCAFVFQNYGLFLNKTALENVMEGLVAVQKKSKEEAKKIAVETLEWVGLSDRMDYYPVNLSGGQQQRVGIARAVALSPKVILFDEPTSALDPELVGETLELIKKVAQTGITMIVVTHEMSFAQEVASQVIFMDEGLVVETGTPKEIFGKPKNERTKQFLTRINSQDSIYYI; encoded by the coding sequence ATGATTGAAATGGAAAATGTAAAGAAAAGCTTTGGAAACTCCCAAATTTTAAAAGGAATTTCCATTCGGGTGAAGAAAGGTGATGTAACGGTTATCATTGGACCCAGCGGCTCGGGAAAAACCACACTTTTACGCTGTATCAATTTTTTGGAAAAAGCGGATGAAGGAAAACTGACGATCGATGATCTGACCGTGAATATGAAAAAAAGCAGCAAAAAAGAAACGTTAAATATTCGAAGAAAATGTGCCTTTGTATTTCAAAATTACGGTTTATTTCTAAATAAAACCGCTTTGGAAAACGTTATGGAGGGGCTGGTGGCGGTTCAGAAAAAGTCAAAAGAAGAGGCGAAAAAAATCGCTGTGGAGACTTTGGAATGGGTTGGCCTGTCTGACCGCATGGATTATTATCCTGTCAACTTATCCGGCGGACAGCAGCAGCGGGTGGGGATTGCCAGAGCAGTGGCTCTCTCTCCGAAGGTGATCTTATTTGATGAACCTACCTCGGCTTTAGATCCGGAATTAGTGGGAGAGACTTTAGAACTCATAAAAAAGGTGGCCCAGACAGGTATTACCATGATCGTGGTAACTCATGAAATGTCATTTGCCCAGGAAGTTGCCAGTCAGGTAATCTTTATGGATGAGGGATTGGTAGTAGAAACGGGGACGCCAAAGGAAATTTTCGGCAAGCCTAAAAATGAAAGAACCAAACAGTTTTTAACCCGCATTAATTCGCAGGACAGTATTTATTATATCTAA
- a CDS encoding nitrogenase component 1 gives MERIIRDKIRDTREGFTDAQAGSAGHMRDRVKKNCLKNAHRKFEQGIQCVQVNSVNALASIQDSVMIIHSPYGCSACGSLAAIERINIYKHHMGDTNGENSRIISTALGEKEVILGGEGRLEETAREAILRHHPKMIFILSSCASAIIGDDIDAVSERLQEEYPDVIFAPIHCEGFKSRNHATGYDLALSALQNFVIRNARPQKEKGLINLFATHSLSLADQLEMKRMLRAIGLEANIMPYNAAYEDIMRIPAAEYNISVCQIFGDEYMDFLHKEYGTPYTVTCMPIGSDSTDRWLRAIAKLVGKEKEAEEFIERERGEVEEEIGHIRKKTKGLKVCITAGTGRGLAAATLMGEYGMQLLCIHAPYYEKAYVEDFERLEEYHGSEFLINVADMQPYEQINLIKKLKPDVFIGMANWVSRLGIPTTHILDGKRPTFGYRGVLYLGRKIEDALDNNNFNKKLKDFSNPPFRDSWYKEDAFKYFDFPAQ, from the coding sequence ATGGAAAGAATCATCAGGGATAAGATCCGTGATACGCGGGAGGGATTTACCGACGCACAGGCAGGAAGTGCAGGACATATGCGTGACAGAGTTAAGAAAAATTGTTTGAAAAATGCCCACAGGAAATTTGAACAGGGAATCCAATGTGTTCAGGTAAACAGCGTGAATGCGCTGGCCAGTATTCAGGATTCTGTTATGATTATACATTCCCCCTATGGGTGTTCCGCCTGCGGCAGTCTGGCAGCCATCGAAAGAATCAATATATACAAGCATCATATGGGCGATACCAATGGAGAAAACAGCAGGATCATATCCACTGCTTTAGGGGAAAAGGAAGTGATATTAGGCGGTGAGGGCCGTCTGGAGGAAACGGCAAGAGAAGCAATTTTAAGGCACCATCCCAAAATGATTTTTATTTTGTCTTCTTGTGCATCTGCGATTATCGGAGACGATATCGATGCTGTTTCAGAACGATTGCAGGAAGAATATCCGGATGTGATTTTTGCCCCCATTCACTGTGAAGGCTTTAAATCCAGAAACCATGCGACCGGATATGATCTGGCTTTAAGCGCCCTGCAAAATTTTGTCATCAGGAATGCCAGACCCCAAAAGGAGAAAGGCCTCATTAATTTATTTGCCACCCATTCTTTAAGCCTGGCGGATCAGCTGGAGATGAAGCGCATGCTTAGGGCCATTGGTCTGGAAGCCAATATTATGCCTTACAATGCTGCCTATGAGGACATCATGCGAATTCCGGCGGCAGAGTATAACATTTCTGTGTGTCAGATCTTTGGGGATGAGTATATGGACTTTTTACATAAGGAATATGGAACTCCCTATACCGTCACTTGTATGCCTATCGGTTCAGACAGCACAGACCGGTGGTTAAGAGCCATTGCCAAACTGGTGGGAAAAGAAAAAGAGGCGGAGGAATTTATAGAGAGAGAACGGGGCGAGGTAGAAGAGGAAATCGGCCATATCAGGAAAAAGACGAAGGGGCTTAAGGTCTGTATTACGGCAGGTACCGGGCGCGGTTTAGCTGCCGCCACCTTAATGGGAGAATATGGGATGCAGCTTTTGTGTATCCATGCACCTTATTATGAAAAAGCGTATGTGGAAGATTTTGAGCGTCTGGAGGAATACCACGGAAGTGAATTCCTCATTAATGTAGCAGATATGCAGCCATATGAGCAGATCAATTTAATTAAAAAATTGAAACCGGATGTATTTATCGGCATGGCAAACTGGGTATCCAGACTGGGGATTCCCACTACCCATATTTTAGATGGAAAACGGCCGACCTTTGGATACAGGGGCGTTTTGTATCTGGGGCGGAAAATCGAGGATGCTTTGGACAATAATAATTTCAATAAAAAGTTAAAGGATTTTTCAAATCCTCCTTTTAGGGACAGTTGGTATAAAGAGGATGCCTTTAAATACTTTGATTTTCCGGCACAATAA
- a CDS encoding nitrogenase component 1: protein MKKCTERPRILCSLNGAIDVVGNLYKGIPILHASPGCSMQAAVQTNLYYLGGYHGMPSSNAYEKEVVFGGAGRLRETIAGSLEVMDGELYAVLTGCSMGINGDDVEAVVREFEDSPYPIISVDVAGFKGDTYYGYQSTLLAVVKKLARKTETDPKLVNLYGQVPSEDMTFRGDLEELSRIFQKLGLKVNTFFIARDGIQQITDSGNAALNINISTWLNKNLDAYYEKTFGIPTLNYPGMPIGPTAVADLIRQIAEQLNIEKALADQVIFVEQQYVYEYFDSLMGNFERHRYILVGESNFVLGISRFLTNDHGHIPLAVICTDSVPDKVQPEIEAHIKALACDRKADVYFENDVYLVEQITEKYQGRATLLLGSTYEKNIAKKLDSFFVTVSAPCLDKEILNKSHVGIRGCISLMEDMYNHY from the coding sequence ATGAAAAAGTGCACGGAGCGTCCAAGGATTCTTTGTTCTTTAAACGGTGCCATAGACGTAGTGGGAAATTTATATAAAGGAATCCCTATTTTACACGCCAGTCCTGGATGCAGTATGCAGGCGGCAGTTCAAACAAACCTATATTATTTAGGAGGCTATCACGGGATGCCCAGTTCTAACGCCTACGAAAAGGAAGTGGTATTCGGTGGTGCGGGTAGGCTTAGAGAGACCATAGCCGGAAGCTTAGAGGTAATGGACGGTGAGCTTTATGCTGTCCTTACTGGCTGCAGCATGGGAATCAACGGAGATGATGTGGAGGCGGTGGTGCGAGAGTTCGAGGACAGCCCTTATCCCATCATTTCAGTTGATGTGGCTGGGTTTAAAGGAGATACTTACTATGGATATCAAAGTACACTTCTTGCAGTAGTGAAAAAGCTGGCCCGAAAAACAGAGACTGATCCGAAGCTGGTCAATCTCTATGGTCAGGTTCCAAGTGAAGATATGACCTTCCGTGGTGATTTAGAGGAGCTTTCCCGTATCTTTCAAAAACTGGGATTAAAGGTGAATACTTTTTTTATTGCCAGAGACGGGATACAGCAGATAACCGATTCAGGAAATGCGGCTTTAAATATTAATATTTCCACCTGGCTTAATAAAAACCTGGATGCCTATTATGAAAAAACTTTTGGCATCCCCACTCTGAATTATCCTGGGATGCCCATCGGCCCCACTGCTGTGGCAGACTTGATCCGTCAGATCGCGGAGCAATTGAATATTGAGAAAGCTTTGGCTGATCAAGTGATTTTTGTAGAACAACAGTATGTGTATGAATACTTTGATTCTCTTATGGGCAATTTTGAACGCCACAGATATATTTTGGTGGGTGAGAGCAATTTTGTGCTTGGAATCTCCAGATTTTTGACGAACGATCATGGGCACATTCCGTTGGCGGTGATCTGTACGGATAGTGTACCCGATAAAGTTCAACCGGAAATTGAAGCCCATATCAAAGCTTTGGCTTGCGACAGAAAGGCAGATGTATACTTTGAAAATGACGTGTACTTAGTGGAGCAGATAACGGAAAAGTATCAGGGACGGGCCACACTTCTTCTCGGGAGCACCTATGAAAAGAATATTGCAAAGAAACTGGACTCGTTCTTTGTGACTGTTTCCGCCCCCTGCCTGGATAAAGAGATTTTAAACAAATCCCATGTCGGTATCCGGGGGTGTATTTCTCTTATGGAGGATATGTACAATCATTATTGA
- a CDS encoding transporter substrate-binding domain-containing protein — MKRKQSALIITVLAAVLGVNGCSTAKQADTNTAAQTEAKSEAAEVKTEAEGNAEPIVLRCGVKQAHLPFSYTDDKGNLIGLEEDVVTEAFNRIDGYEVEIVGFDASPALFAALQAGSIDFGSGQYVASATRKETYKFPAQYYALSPMYLVGRKEDNLQKLADIAGETLEFASTSYEKEIINTYNAANPGKEINIVDTSGDITTADSLQQIATNQRNVLLIYKSSYDTVQKDLNLENLTLSDEPVIVEDVYQVFNQSVSDEFIEKFDEALKSMFADGTLGKIAEKWTGENTIDQYKDLVIPVD; from the coding sequence ATGAAAAGAAAACAAAGTGCATTAATTATTACAGTGTTGGCTGCAGTCCTTGGGGTAAACGGCTGCAGTACGGCAAAGCAGGCAGATACAAATACAGCAGCCCAAACAGAAGCAAAAAGCGAAGCAGCAGAAGTAAAAACGGAAGCGGAAGGGAACGCGGAACCTATCGTACTTCGCTGCGGGGTAAAACAGGCTCACCTTCCTTTTTCCTACACAGACGATAAAGGGAATCTGATCGGATTGGAGGAAGACGTGGTCACAGAGGCATTTAACCGCATTGACGGTTATGAAGTGGAAATTGTGGGATTTGACGCATCCCCAGCTCTGTTTGCAGCGTTGCAGGCGGGAAGCATTGACTTCGGCTCAGGTCAATATGTGGCAAGTGCCACCCGAAAAGAAACCTATAAATTTCCTGCTCAGTATTACGCTTTAAGCCCCATGTATTTGGTGGGCAGAAAAGAGGACAATCTACAGAAACTGGCAGACATCGCCGGCGAGACACTGGAATTTGCTTCCACCTCCTACGAGAAAGAAATCATAAATACATACAATGCAGCCAACCCAGGAAAGGAAATTAATATTGTGGATACATCGGGCGACATCACTACGGCTGACAGCCTGCAGCAGATTGCCACCAATCAAAGAAATGTACTTTTGATCTATAAAAGCTCTTACGATACGGTGCAAAAGGACTTAAATCTGGAAAATCTTACTCTTTCTGATGAACCGGTTATCGTAGAGGATGTATATCAGGTATTTAACCAGTCGGTGTCTGATGAATTCATAGAAAAATTTGACGAGGCGTTAAAGTCTATGTTTGCTGATGGAACCTTAGGGAAAATTGCGGAGAAATGGACCGGTGAAAATACCATTGACCAATACAAGGATTTGGTGATTCCGGTAGATTAA